One stretch of Oryzias latipes chromosome 7, ASM223467v1 DNA includes these proteins:
- the LOC101171744 gene encoding photoreceptor ankyrin repeat protein, whose amino-acid sequence MATANDDPHLGAGPSEDSEILLDSSDSGSILSDDSVLPEYETDSKYKEPAKTLYEACSRNESTSLSRMLERGVTQDEVMELDINGKTGLMVAVAKGFIDIVTMLHSCPYVHINHQDNDGNTALMIAAQAGFITILNYILNYYTGVDTEIRDPRGFTALIKAGLQGREDCVSALLMHGADMYAMDLVQGRGLKDWVLRTGRFETLNRIRRLQAHPVAEQFCESYKPEWPELRQLVEKATAPKTASQKLRQRLKESLTFKFPHDPQDNGVMDHMVRITTSIHSPLIITGSRPLCPTSPPEIGKRRFAVSELLEKHSRKELEESTVSHTNGSITSSSPTAMSAKSVSLTSCCQDPERRGSLPSGGMKSFVPRSMAHRNSIFPSGCVPKIEVTKSGEPTPKKEKKKKRQKGYLEPPVWKYKEAKEEKKRERKKQEAEKENEKKSKGSKKKSKS is encoded by the exons ATGGCAACTGCAAACGACGACCCGCACCTGGGCGCCGGCCCGTCAGAAGACTCGGAGATCCTTCTGGATAGCTCTGACTCGGGGAGCATACTCTCAGATGACTCTGTACTTCCTGAGTATGAAACAGACTCCAAATATAAGGAACCAGCTAAAACGCTGTATGAAGCCTGTTCAAGGAACGAGTCCACATCACTGAGCCGAATGCTGGAGAGAGGAGTCACACAAGATGAGGTCATGGAGCTTGACATCAACGGCAAG ACGGGTTTGATGGTGGCTGTAGCCAAAGGTTTTATAGACATTGTCACCATGCTGCACAGTTGCCCATATGTGCACATTAACCACCAGGACAATGATGGTAACACTGCTCTCATGATTGCTGCACAGGCAG GTTTCATCACCATCCTTAACTATATCCTAAACTATTACACTGGTGTGGACACAGAAATCAGGGATCCTCGAGGATTCACCGCCCTTATCAAGGCAGGCCTGCAGGGCCGAGAAGACTGCGTTTCTGCTCTGCTAATGCATG GTGCAGACATGTATGCAATGGATCTGGTCCAAGGGAGAGGTCTTAAGGACTGGGTCCTTAGGACGGGAAGATTTGAGACGCTCAACAGAATACGTCGCCTGCAGGCTCATCCTGTTGCAGAGCAGTTTTGTGAAAGTTACAAGCCTGAGTGGCCTGAGCTGAGGCAGCTGGTGGAGAAGGCCACCGCCCCAAAAACAGCTAGTCAAAAGTTGAGACAGCGTCTAAAGGAAAGCCTTACTTTTAAGTTTCCACATGATCCCCAAGACAACGGAGTGATGGACCATATGGTGCGAATAACTACAAGCATCCACAGCCCCCTGATAATTACAGGCTCCCGCCCCCTCTGTCCCACCAGCCCTCCTGAGATTGGAAAGCGTCGCTTTGCCGTATCTGAACTGCTTGAAAAGCACAGCAGGAAGGAGCTAGAGGAAAGCACTGTGTCCCACACTAACGGATCCATCACCTCATCTTCTCCCACTGCTATGTCAGCCAAGTCTGTATCTCTTACCTCTTGCTGCCAGGATCCAGAGAGAAGGGGAAGCTTACCGTCAGGTGGCATGAAAAGCTTTGTCCCACGCAGCATGGCACACAGGAACAGCATTTTTCCCTCAGGCTGCGTTCCTAAGATTGAAGTAACAAAATCAGGAGAGCCCACaccaaagaaagagaaaaaaaagaagaggcaaAAGGGTTACCTGGAGCCTCCAGTGTGGAAGTATAAGGaggccaaagaggagaaaaagagggagagaaaaaaacaggaggCTGAAAAAGAGAATGAGAAAAAATCAAAGgggtcaaaaaagaaaagcaaaagctgA
- the LOC101169359 gene encoding serine/threonine-protein kinase receptor R3 — protein sequence MGNCALLTLVLAGLLLWISNTRADSNDDANDRKLLCTCENTKGTCQNGTCTGDYCFYTWVHGEEERGCFSKKHYREQCSGFFKGFFVSCCEENECNALMTPPPNINGEPTTVSPPEPLHPEMWISVSSLLLLTTISVLGFVLFLRFRHTPCRLKDPEDHDTTLIKIPTGEDPSYGDIFKEFCTSGSGTGLPYLVQRTMARQISLVECVGKGRYGEVWRGTWMGESVAVKIFSSRDEQSWFRETEIYNTVQLRHDNILGFIASDMTSKNSSTQLWLVTHFHELGSLYDFLQYSSLDPESCLRMCLSVACGLVHLHTEIVSSQEKPAIAHRDLKSRNILVKRNGQCCIADLGLAVIHTQAHDSLDVGNNPRVGTKRYMAPEVLDETIRVDVFESYKQTDIWALGLVFWEISRRTIVNGIVEDYRPPFFDLVPSDPSFEEMKKVVCVDQHRPSLHNRLNSHPILSALVKIMKECWYKNPTARLTALRVKKTLSKLDLDSDFSLSKVKQDI from the exons ATGGGGAACTGTGCTCTGCTCACATTGGTGCTAGCTGGACTGTTACTTTGGATTTCTAACACACGTGCAG ACAGCAACGATGATGCAaatgacaggaagctgctgtgCACTTGTGAGAACACTAAAGGCACATGTCAGAATGGAACTTGCACCGGTGACTACTGCTTCTATACGTGGGTGCACGGCGAAGAGGAAAGGGGGTGTTTCTCTAAGAAACACTACAGAGAGCAGTGCTCAGGCTTCTTCAAGGGATTTTTTGTCAGTTGCTGCGAGGAAAACGAATGCAATGCCTTAATGACACCGCCTCCAAATATAA ATGGGGAGCCAACAACAGTTTCACCTCCAGAGCCTCTCCACCCAGAGATGTGGATCAGTGTGTCTTCCCTGCTCCTACTCACAACCATAAGTGTATTAGGCTTTGTGCTTTTCCTGCGCTTTCGACATACACCCTGTAGACTAAAAGACCCTGAAGACCATGACACCACCCTGATCAAAATTCCCACTGGAGAGGACCCATCATATGGA gATATTTTCAAAGAGTTTTGCACATCAGGAAGTGGGACAGGACTTCCATATTTGGTTCAGAGGACTATGGCTAGACAAATCTCACTTGTTGAATGTGTTG GAAAAGGCAGATATGGGGAGGTGTGGAGGGGAACGTGGATGGGAGAAAGTGTAGCTGTCAAGATTTTCTCCTCTAGGGATGAGCAGTCCTGGTTTAGGGAGACAGAGATCTACAATACTGTTCAGCTACGCCATGATAACATACTTG GTTTTATAGCCTCAGACATGACCTCCAAGAACTCCAGTACTCAGTTATGGCTTGTTACCCACTTTCATGAATTGGGTTCATTGTATGATTTCCTGCAATACAGCAGCCTGGACCCAGAGAGCTGCTTGAGAATGTGTCTCTCTGTGGCCTGTGGCCTGGTCCACCTCCACACTGAGATTGTCAGTTCCCAGGAAAAGCCAGCAATCGCCCACCGTGACCTTAAAAGCAGAAACATCCTTGTGAAGCGGAACGGACAGTGCTGCATCGCTGATCTAG GTTTGGCTGTGATCCACACTCAGGCTCATGATTCTCTTGATGTGGGCAATAACCCTCGGGTTGGGACCAAGCGCTACATGGCCCCTGAGGTCCTGGATGAGACCATTCGTGTGGACGTCTTTGAGTCTTACAAACAAACTGACATCTGGGCTCTGGGCCTGGTATTTTGGGAAATATCCCGCAGAACTATTGTCAATG gGATTGTGGAGGACTACCGTCCTCCTTTCTTTGACCTGGTGCCATCAGATCCCAGCTTTGAGGAGATGAAGAAGGTTGTGTGTGTGGATCAGCATCGGCCCAGTCTGCACAACCGACTCAACTCCCACCCG ATCCTGTCAGCTCTTGTGAAGATCATGAAGGAGTGCTGGTACAAGAACCCGACAGCGCGGCTCACAGCCTTGCGGGTTAAGAAGACTCTCTCCAAGTTGGACCTTGACAGTGACTTTAGTCTCAGCAAAGTCAAGCAGGACATCTAA